CTTCCGTAGTAACttatacgataattcctccACGTAAATGGAgattctgtagtaacttatgataattcatcccgcgtaaacgagtaaattatcgtaagttactacagaagtaacgctcgcgtaaacatacagtttgacaacttttacaaggcagcatatacgtacgtgtttgTACGATTTTGTAGATACACCTTCCTTCTTAAAGATCTCTCGGCATCAGCTTTTTACGgtcaatacttatatatatttcactatctGTCACGACGCGGCAACGGTCACGACTATCACACACTTACACTTATCCTTTTCTAGGTTGTAAAAAACTGTCACGCACTGCGACAGTGCACGAGTGCACTCTCGTGTCAAAAATGGGAAAGTGACACACCAGCCGCCATTTTTGTCCGACGTggacgtttcttaaaaaaaaattttccacatttggactttgcattGCAATATcttcgctcgtagggcacgtaacgaaaaaaaagactcttatttataaatcaaaccccaagctatcgatcgaACCTACTTAGAagttgatccgttcactcgttattgagatatcaaaatctcggatactcgcaattcatgcgttcgcgtaaaagagtcacggtgcgtctcgcttcgcgcgtacttggcgcgagacactaccgtgtcacttaatttttactattttacatACAACTTTTCTTCCATGTGTACTATATTTactctttatttttactaatgaCAAAATATCAAAACTAATGTTTACTAATAACGAAcggttaataataaaaattttttttatcagagtCAAGAAGAGTTATACTCTTGTCACTATTGCCTGTGGTATGTCCTCCTCAAGCCAGAGTCAAACttgataaaaacaaattatggaAGCCAAGTATAGCTGAATCAATTTCaggatttattttacatattaaggTATAGTACATTACAATGATTTACACACAAAATCAATAATGTAGCGCACGCATACGCCGCATACATGTACAcatttcatattaaaaacataaagtttcttatttttcagACGCCAGGAGATATTGAAATAGAAATTCAACAGAAGAGAAATAAGGCACTAGAATTAAAACAAACTGTGCaaccatttattattatcgttggTCCAAGTTTAAGACAAATAGACAGTTATTATGTCGTGGTTGacgatatcttatataaattggagaatattttgaaagcCATAGATATTTGCTTTAAAGTATTTATGGTATTAGATGTACAATATCCTATCGAATGTGAACAGGTATGGCTGTTTTTTCAACTGTACATTTATAAGCAACAAACTAAAAATGACAAAGTGATTAAATCAGTCCTAGAGTTTCacgaaaaaattgataatgcGTAAATAGTTGGAACGATTTCTATTAACACTGAATGACAAGCACTTCTTTcatttaacaatgttttattGTTGTTTGTGTACGTCTTCTTTTACTAAAATTGACCTtcttattaatcatttatcacatatacataaatattcttcCAACCAATTTGTTTGTAAACAAAATAGTTGTTATCGagaatttcataaattaagaaagtttaaaaaacatttattaagtAAGCATGTTATTGATCAGAATATTAGTGCATCTCttcaacataaatttaatttggaaaacacagatttaaatattgaaaacgtACACACTCAAGATACTGATAATTACCATGATGTAAAACGCGACATTGATAATGGAAGCATCGTAATTAGTCATATAAAGGATCAGTTAAAAGAATCAATGTCTTCTtgtatttcaactttttataatgacaaaactatacataatcgtaatattcaaaaaataatagatataacaaaagaatttatagaagatgatataaatttaagtctaaagaaaaatgtaaaaaaagtactagaaaaatcaaatatcgataatcgcaaaataattttaaatatagaaaaaatatttcatgcaTATGAAAACCCTTTCCATGGTTTAGAATCAGAATATAAAAGACTTcagtttttcaaaaatagagGTAGTTTCATAGAATCCGAATCTTATGTAATCGGTACAAGAAACATTCGTAAACGACATAAAGGACAATTTTCACTTACACCTGTGAATGCGATTGGTcaatttgtttcaattaaaaaagtattaaatggATTGTTCAATATTCCaggatttttaacaacaatattaaattatatgcacattttgtctgaaacaagTAATGTAATTCATAATGTTATTCAAAGTGAAGTATACAAATGCTTGTTGAGACAGTTTCCAGCTGATTCCATAGTACTACCTCTTACTCTATTTTATGACGCTTTTGAAACACAGAATCCTTTAGGTAGACATGCAGGCAATCAGAAAATGGGCGCAACTTACTTTTCTTTGCCTTGTATTCCACcacaattttcttcaaaattaaacaatatttttctcactttATTATGTAACGAAaacgatagaaaaaaatttggaaacaaAAGTGCTTTCTTACCACTTATAAAAGAATTGaagtatttagaaaaaaatcctGTATTCAGAACTAGTGATAGCAAGGATATCTACGTTTGTCTTACGTTGATTACAGGTGACAATCTCGGAATACATGAGATTTGCGGTTTTGTAGAAAgttttgttgctaattttcCATGTCATTTCTGTAAAATGTCGCGTAATTTATTACGAGAAACGACTACTGAAATCGATGCtcttttacaaacaaaaacaaattacGAAATAGATGTAAGATTAGGAGACGTATCAAAGACAGGAATAAACgaaaaatgcattttcaattgtttacaaaatttcaatttattcgaTAATCTTGCTTTCGATATTATGCATGATATCTTTGAGGGTATATGTCAATATAATTTGTCTCAGTTACTCttacattacatatatgaAGCTAAACTTTTTACGCTTGACGAACTAAATAATcgattacatatatttgattttggCCTCGAAGATGGAGTAAACCGTCCaccttctttaaaaaaagtaaagttaaaaaaatatcgtttggGTTTCTCTGCGTCCGagacaatttattttgtaaagtaCTTTGGATTGCTAATTGGTGATTTGATATCGGAGAATGATAAATATTGgaatttatatgtatctttaAGAGCTATTATCGATATACTCATGGCACGATCAGTAACAACTGCAgacattgaatatttaaacattttgattACAGaacatttagaaatttatatcaatttatttggaaaaacTTTGAAAGTAAAGTATCATAACATGCTTCATTATCATCGAGCTATAAAGAAATTTGGACCATTAATTAACATCTGGTGTATGCGTTTTGAAGCTAATCACCAAAAGCTCAAATAAGCGTATGCGCGTATAACATCAAGTGTAAACTTACCTTTGACACTGATGCAAAAGAATCAATTTATGCTAAGCAATAgaattttgaaagaattttCGTTTAAGGAAGAAGTGCTTTTTACATGTGACTCTGTAAACACAATTGAAAATCACCCATTGTTTTTTGAATTTCAAAGCTGTTTACCAAATTCGTCGTTACTATTACTGAaatggattaaaataaataattatacgtacAAACCTAATATGACTTTAAGTTTAGGAGTCCAAGATATTTTCTTCGGGATTATTACAGTTATTACTGTTAATGAAAATGaagagttttattttgtaattaacaaatttgaaACTCTTGGATTCTCTTCTCATTTTTATGCTTATGAAGTGATTCCAACCAAACactttttgcttttaaaatcacaagatatatgtacatttagtTCTTTTcctttagttaaaaaaattcgagATGGTAATTTGTACGTAGTATACGATTAATTgtgaaaactgaaaaattatgtttaattgaatccatttcattaattaaagtttatttagtttatatattataaaaatgatattatccaattataaaagtacatcaataaattgttttaattctatttactAATTATGTATGcgttaatatatagatatatatgtaaaagacacacatatatatgtgtacacacacgcacaaatatgtaataaattcatttaatatgttgtatatttgtatatttgtatactttttttttacctacaAATTTCAGCTGTTAAAGGTTACAAcacgtattttatatatacaggatGTTTCAGAATAGGTGGCCAAACTTTAGGAGCATATTCTACTCACTATAAGGATGAAAAAAAGTCATGAACATGGTTCCGGGAACGCttccttttcaagttataaACACTCTATTTATAACAAACATGTTTCAGACTTTTAATGAGTAGAATATGCTTCTAAAGTTTGACCTATTTctgaaacaccctgtatatatattgcacgTATAAAtcgtaagaaaattaatatctttaaggTGGTTTATTCGCGACTATGTGAGTCAAAATAAACCTCATTTTAAAACTTCTAATTTCATACACTTTCATAGTCGactaaattcattaatgaatttctcaaaatgattgtatatcacaaatcgaataaataatcaataataaaaaaaaggcgaATGAAAATAGTTCAATTTTCTTAGCGTAGTACAGAAGAGCTTCAGATGTGGCAACGTCGCAACATTCATGTAAACAAATGGTTGCACGTGTATCGTTCGGAGCAATAAACTTAgaggttaattttatttaagtgcaacatttacttttatatcatgaACGAACAACCGCGTTTTAACCTATGCAACTCGCGTTATGAATTCAAAGCGCGACGTTGCCACATATCCGAAGGTTTGTGATCACAGTGAGGAATGGACTGAAATCAATgtcttttaactaattttgtgAACATTCTATACGGTTGAGATTGTTGGCTTTGGTACCATATGATTCGGAAGACACTCCtctgtttttattctaattttcaacCTGATCtgtcttttctataatttactaccatcaatttatctcaaaattacGGTCTCTCACGCGTCGTCCGCCATAAACGCAATGCTTAAGATAGggaaaaaagcatatttttagacaataatatctcggaaactacaCGGTCAATCCATTTCAAATTTAGCATGAAGATTCGTCAGTTgcttaattacttttactgaaaaaacTGCATCGATCTGTTTTCATAGGTTATATGGACATACCACCTTAAACAAAATGTTTGGttgaagtaattaaaaaatttagttgctATAACTAAatgaattataagaaattaatacttttaaacaaaatgttttgttgaagtaattaaaaaatttagttgctATAACTAAatgaattataagaaattaatacttttaaacaaaatgtttggttgaagtaattaaaaaatttagttgcaataactaaataaatcataagaaattaatacctttaaacaaaatgtttggttaaagtaattaaaaaatttagttgcaataactaaataaatcataagaaattaatacctttaaacaaaatgtttggttaaggtaattaaaaaatttagttgcaataactaaataaatcataagaaattaatacctttaaacaaaatatttggttgaagtaattaaaaagtttggTTGCAATAACAGAATTCTCGTTACCAAACACTTTTGTTTACATAACAAAAGTCATATTGTTATAGATTTTTGGTTGTTACAACAAAAGTATTACGTTATAAGAACCAAATGTAGTCAACAAAGATATTTGTTTACAGCAACTAAAGTAGGGAGTATAAGCCGATTCCACCCCGGGGGCAACGAGGGGGGGTAAGGGGGGGGTAATGAATTTTTGCGGGGAAgtgagggggaggggaaaaTCAGCTTTTCAAGAATATCTGATTTTgtggggggaggggggtaaggggggggggagtatatgatatttaaaaatattggatttcgcgggggggggggggggggatgaATCACCggggatgactcacccgcgCCGCGGATCCGCGGGAAGGGAAGTCCGCGTTCGCGctcgcggtcgcgccgcggtcgcgccgcgggggccgcgggagccgcgtgggggtccgcgggggccgcggtcgcgccgcgggtGCCGCGCGAgggtccgcgggggccgcgggagccgcgtgggggtccgcgggggccgcgggagccgcgtgggggtccgcgggggccgcgatcgctttaacgaaaatcattaaacagttaaatacttttaaagcgtgTTATTTTCGTTGGCGTTCTCTTTTCCTCGCgcggttctctctctctcggtcccacattaataattttttaggtaaaagaaacaaaaaaagaaaatacctCAATCTCGACGAGGGGGGGCCCCATGGCCGCGACCCGCCGGCATCCGTCTCAACGCGAGGGAGTCGGCGTAAATTTGTTCCCGCCCGCGTCCGATGGCCAGGAGGTCGAGAGCGTTCCGCAGCGCTCGCCCGCGTGAAACACCGGGTGGCGTGCCCACCTGAACTGTTGGGAGCCGGGGCGCGGGTTGTGCCCGCCCGCGTCCGATGGCCAGGAGGTCGAGAGCGTTCCGCAGCGCTCGCCCGCGTGAAACACCGGGTGGCGTGCCCACCTGAACTGTTGGGAGCCGGGGCGCGGGTTGTTCCCGCCCGCGTCCGATGGCCAGGAGGTCGAGAGCGTTCCGCAGCGCTCGCCCGCGTGAAACACCGGGTGGCGTGCCTACCTGAACTGTTGGGAGCCGGGACGCGAGAAGAGCGCCTTCAAACGCCTCTATAACGTCTTCAAACTGGGGAGCGTCGGGCCCCCCCCAAAATTTCACTGTCTTCTATGTCTGTAGGCACAAAAGGTTCGCGCGGAGGCATTACAAGAAACTTATAATAGTTTATTCACCcgaacacaaaaaaaaacacgttcaTACACaagaaactttataaaaaaaatatacatgtaacaCTTTGCGCGGACTCGACGAGACTGAATTCAATGACGGTTGCAGAAGTCgccagagaaaaaatataatggcgGTGTATAAAACTGATAGTCGTAAGACAAAATATGTCTCGCACTACAAAGGCGAGCGCCGAGGTTCGCCGGAACATCGCGGCACCTCGCTTCTATGTTATGATATACGATAATGCAACCGATGCTCCAGCGGACGTCGCATATACGGCTCGAATAGAAATGCGctcgaagaaaatatagtatgatttatacttaaaaaacaatccatctacgcagtacgtgaaaaaaacaaaggaagaaatgacgtcatcgggacgatgatcgacccgataacgcatcgaacctgtagGGACATGTTTGTCGTGAGCAAATgttttttctaggaaaagggggtgtcatcgcgtagactaaacagtTTCAAGCTATTTTTTACAACGCAGTACAtaaaacaaaggaagaaatgatCTATCAAttggagcgagagagagggcAAAGGTATATATAATGAGGGATGAAGCGCATCGAGCCGCATTAGCATACGATTTGTGAGTGATACATCGGTTGCGAcgtgaacatttttataacattgagCAAGAAGAAATGACATGTAATCGCCCATGGACACCGGACTATAAAATTGACATCGATGAAATCGAAGAAAGTAGTGACTTTATATACTtcgatcattttttttataatgaagcTTTATTAGATGATATCGCCAAAGCTTTGTGTGAAGAAGATCGAGGAGGAAAATCGACGGATGTGCAACGAAACTCACTAGCGCACTttgttcgcgatcgcgaactcGGGATACGAGGAACCGATAAACGCATTGTTCATAGACAAGGAGTTGTTATCAAGGATTTcggatataataataactattacGGTAGCTCAAAATGGAGAATGTACATACAGGCGCGGAACGAGGATAAAGCTCATACAGCTTCATCTGTGACAAAACCCTTTCCTTTTACAATAAACCTGACTTTAGGTCCGAGTATAAGGAGTGTCACTATTGGGAAGTGGCAATGGGAAATGTGTCAAAGTTTTGGTTGGTATGATGGTGATGAACAATATGTGTCTGCAACGCTATTACCATATAAACCATTGATATCTAATGAAGTATCGCTATTGGGCGACTACAGTTGTCGACTTCGTGGTGATGAACAACCTGAATCTGATGAACAATTTAAATCTGAGTAGATAAAACATGGATCAATTCGAGCAAACCGAACGCGATCTATTGGAGCTGTCCGACCAAGTAGCTACCTTGGGTGAATATTTCACATGGACGCTGCAATGCGCGGAATTCATCGAGCAGCTCGAGACACGTTGTAGTGCCAAACGTCAGCGGCTCTCCGACAATCCAACGATCTGGCAGAGGCAATCGTTGGTTGCCAGAATTGCGCGACTCGAGGGTGTGAAGTTGCGATTGGAAAGACAATTTATCCATAGCGGTGGTGATTATGCGAACGCCGGTACCAGTGGTGACACGCGCACAACAGAACTCGTATGGCGAGAGATCGACGCCGCGTTTAAAAAGCGTATAATAACCGGTGCGGTAATTAATATAGACCATGTAGAACCGCGAAAGTTTTTGGAAGACGCCTGCAGCGTAGTGTGCAAGCAAGTGCGAGACAGTATAAAAACACATAACTGTGTCAAAGTGAACACCATGTTCAATGGGGAGTTTGTGGCGGGTGATAAACGTGACAATAAgagttttaatacaaataacagAGAACTCTGTGGTACATCACACTTGCGCGAGTGGTACGAGCTACATGTTATCGAGCCCACATTAGCGAAACTCGAGGAGTTCCAGGAACGCGACAGTGGTTGGGCGTTGACTCGAATCCTCAATTTGACGGTGAGCGTCAACAAGTACAATCCTTTGCGCGCGGGATGTCACATGAAATTGCCTGAAGACATTAAATTGAAGAACGCCGTGATCAATGTGCTGTCTATGGACAATGCGTGCTTTGCATGGGCCGTGACGGCTGCTTTGCATCCAGCCGAAAGACATCCAGAACGGGAATCTTCATACCCGCATTATTCAACGGTACTGAATGTACGAGACATTGAGTTCCCAATGACGTTGAGGCAAATTAAACAGTTCGAACGACTCAACGATATATCCGTCAATGTCTATATCATCGAGGGACAGAAGACTTCAAACGTTCTCCCGATACGGCTTACCGACCACACGATTGATAAAAAACATGTGAATCTGCTGTACATGCAAGACCCACGAGACGACAATGTTGGACATTTTGCGTGGATTAAACATCTATCCCGCCTCGTGAGctcacaaattaataaacatggaCATACAAAGtacttttgcgatcggtaagtacctatacttttattaataatatatatcattttatattttttttgtaaaaaaatttataatatatgtgtttcttttttgcaGATGTCTTCACTACTTCAGTTCGAGCGATAAGTTGCAGTCTCACACTGTGGAATGTCGAAAGGTAAACAAATGTGCAATCCGACTACCGAGCGAGGACAACAAGTGGCTCAGCTTCAAGAACCACAGCAGGAAAGAGCGACTTCCCTTTGTGGTGTACGCCGATCTGGAGTGCGTGCTGCAGAAGACACAACCGGAGACGGAACACGCGTCATACGCCTATCAACATCATCGGGTATGTAGTATAGCATACTACGTACAGTGCTCATACGACGAAACGTTATCAACGTAtcgatttcgtcgcgataacgaCTGCGTCGCGTGGTTCGTCGAGGAACTCAACGGATTGGCGCATCGCGTAAAGAACATCTTGTCCGACATAGTATGCATGGTAGACctaacgcgagacgagtgggagACATTTCACAGCGCGACGAAATGTCACATATGCGAACAACAATTCGCGCCTGATGATAATAAAGTGCGCGATCATTGCCACCTGACCGGGCGGTACAGAGGTCCAGCACACTCAACGTGCAATCTGAATTATAAAGATCCTCACTTCATCCCAGTAATATTCCACAATCTGTCGGGCTATGACGCACACTTTATTATCAAGGAGATAGCTGCCGCGTTCGAAGGCTCAATCGATGTACTGCCTATAACAAAGGAAAAGTACATCTCATTTACTAAACACGTGAAAGACACCGCGGAAAAATCTGATTTGCGAAGCGATATACAATTAAGATTCATCGACTCGTACAAATTTCTGAGCGCGAGTCTCGCAAAATTGGCATCCTTCCtagataatgataaattaaaaattatacgatcaaaattttccgcgttatccGACGACGATTTCAAATTATTGACGCGAAAAGGTGTCTTTCCATACGAATATGTAGACAGCGTTGAAAAACTGGAGGATACGTGTTTACCACCGCACGATTCATTTTACAATTCCTTGACCGGTGAAaccgtatccgagagcgattacgcgcacgccaCGAACGTATGGCAGCGATTCTCCGTTCGAACCCTGGGCGAATACAGCGATCTATATCTGAAAACCgatgtcttgctgttggccgacgtgtttgaaaatttccgCGACAGCTGCGTCGCGAGTTACGGACTTGATCCCGCGTACTACTACACTTTACCAGGCTTTACGTGGGACGCCATGTTGAAACATACATGTATCAAATTTGAACTGCTGACcgacattgacatggtcatgttTATCGAACGTGGTATACGTGGCGGCCTGAGTCAATGTTCCGGCAGATACGCGAAGGCCAACAACAAGTATATGAAGTCGTACGATTCAtcgaaaccgtcgtcgtacctAATGTACTTCGATGTCAACAACTTATACGGTTGGGCGATGTGTAAGCCACTGCCCTACGCGGAGTTTCGATGGGTCGAAGACTCGTCAAATTTCGACGTTAACACGATCGCTTTGGATTCGTCTACAGGCTATATTCTCGAGGTCGATCTCGAGTATCCGCAGGATAAACACGACGCGCACGCtgacctaccgttctgtccgatGCGTGATAAACCGCCCGGCAAACGGCAGGACAAACTTCTCGCCACGCTGCACGATAAGGAGCGTTACGTCATCCATTATCGCAATCTGCAGCAGTGCATGTGCCATGGTCTACGCGTCACTAAAATACATCGCGTATTGCAATTCGCTCAATCTGAGTGGCTCCGTTCTTACATCGAACTCAATACAAAATTCAGGACACAAGCCAAAAATGAGTtcgaaaaaacattatataaattaatgaataacgcTGTTTTTGGAAAAACAATGGAGAATGTACGAAACCACGTCGATGTAAAATTAGTGACGAAGTGGGAGGgtagatacggcgcggaggcaATGATCGCGCGACCAAATTTCCACAGCAGTAGCGTGTTTTCTGAAAATCTGGTAGCCATCGAACTTCGCAAACTCGAGGTGAAATTCGACAAACCGATCTACGTCGGCATGTGCATTCTCGACTTGTCGAAGGTGTGCCTGTACGAATTTCACCACGATTACATGTCTCCCCTGTACCGCAACTCGTGTAGAATTATGTATACCGACACGGACAGTTTGATTTATCATATCAAGTGCGACGACGCGTACGAGAACATGAAACATGATATAGCTCGGTTCGACACAAGTGACTATGCGGTAGATAACGCTTATGATATGCCTctcgtcaataaaaaagtgcCGGGCCTGATGAAGGATGAAAACAATGGGGCCATTATGACCGAATTTGTTGGACTTAGGGCGAAAATGTACGCCTTACGAGTCGATGGcaaaaaagattgtaaaaaaGCGAAAGGTGTCAAAAGTAACGTTATTGCGCGCACCATCACATTCGACGACTACACGCGGTGTCTGAACGATGAGATCGAAATGACTCGACCACAGTCGTGCATAAGATCGAAAATGCACGAAGTGTACACTATTAGCGAGACGAAAATCGCTCTGAGTCCGTACGACGATAAGCGATATATCGTGCCGGATTCGACCGATACGTTGCCGTGGGGACATTACCGAATATAacgtaatgtatataatgtaatataatgtatgtacgtatgtatgtatgtatgtatgtatgtatgtatgtatgtatgtatatataatgtaatataatgtatgtatgcatatatatgtatgtaatgtatgtagtataacatatatgtatgtatgtaagaAATAGTCCTCGagtaaatatcgtattatatatgagAAGGGATATTAATAGAGATATCGCACATGTATTtagtattgaatatttttttattatatactgtatatgtattacatatttcaaacactttacatg
The nucleotide sequence above comes from Temnothorax longispinosus isolate EJ_2023e unplaced genomic scaffold, Tlon_JGU_v1 HiC_scaffold_17, whole genome shotgun sequence. Encoded proteins:
- the LOC139823741 gene encoding uncharacterized protein, producing MVDLTRDEWETFHSATKCHICEQQFAPDDNKVRDHCHLTGRYRGPAHSTCNLNYKDPHFIPVIFHNLSGYDAHFIIKEIAAAFEGSIDVLPITKEKYISFTKHVKDTAEKSDLRSDIQLRFIDSYKFLSASLAKLASFLDNDKLKIIRSKFSALSDDDFKLLTRKGVFPYEYVDSVEKLEDTCLPPHDSFYNSLTGETVSESDYAHATNVWQRFSVRTLGEYSDLYLKTDVLLLADVFENFRDSCVASYGLDPAYYYTLPGFTWDAMLKHTCIKFELLTDIDMVMFIERGIRGGLSQCSGRYAKANNKYMKSYDSSKPSSYLMYFDVNNLYGWAMCKPLPYAEFRWVEDSSNFDVNTIALDSSTGYILEVDLEYPQDKHDAHADLPFCPMRDKPPGKRQDKLLATLHDKERYVIHYRNLQQCMCHGLRVTKIHRVLQFAQSEWLRSYIELNTKFRTQAKNEFEKTLYKLMNNAVFGKTMENVRNHVDVKLVTKWEGRYGAEAMIARPNFHSSSVFSENLVAIELRKLEVKFDKPIYVGMCILDLSKVCLYEFHHDYMSPLYRNSCRIMYTDTDSLIYHIKCDDAYENMKHDIARFDTSDYAVDNAYDMPLVNKKVPGLMKDENNGAIMTEFVGLRAKMYALRVDGKKDCKKAKGVKSNVIARTITFDDYTRCLNDEIEMTRPQSCIRSKMHEVYTISETKIALSPYDDKRYIVPDSTDTLPWGHYRI